A stretch of the Sphingobacterium thalpophilum genome encodes the following:
- a CDS encoding DUF4295 domain-containing protein, with product MAKKAVASLQKGGGKEFTKVIVTTKSAKTGAYTFKEGMVHNDKVKEVVAEAQKNN from the coding sequence ATGGCAAAGAAAGCAGTTGCATCGTTACAAAAAGGTGGCGGTAAAGAATTTACAAAGGTTATTGTTACTACTAAATCTGCAAAAACTGGCGCTTATACTTTCAAAGAAGGTATGGTTCACAACGATAAAGTGAAAGAAGTAGTTGCAGAAGCTCAAAAAAATAACTAG
- a CDS encoding SIMPL domain-containing protein: protein MKKLLLGLAFLGLISQTNAQQMVNKEFVSTVGRAEEEVTPDIIYIDVTLKEFYENGNTKKKVAIDKLEKDLFDSATKAGVKKEDFTIQNIWSYNTPDKKKKDTDILLSRQYRIKVTNLNNLSQLLDGVDKAGIQSTYISEYDYSKKKELEKTLKTKAVLDAKANAQILAEAAGQKIGKAIVLSETPQQIIFGVQPTMRNAMYKSAMAESADQAAGNGLDLDIRPMKVTSEISASFELL, encoded by the coding sequence ATGAAAAAATTATTATTAGGACTAGCTTTTTTAGGTTTGATTTCACAAACAAATGCTCAACAAATGGTAAATAAAGAGTTTGTATCGACTGTGGGCCGCGCAGAAGAAGAAGTAACACCGGATATCATCTATATTGATGTCACGCTAAAGGAATTCTATGAAAATGGAAATACGAAGAAAAAAGTCGCGATAGATAAGCTGGAAAAAGATCTATTTGATTCAGCAACAAAAGCCGGTGTTAAAAAAGAAGATTTCACCATCCAAAATATCTGGAGCTACAATACGCCAGACAAAAAGAAAAAGGATACCGATATATTACTGTCAAGACAATACCGCATCAAAGTAACAAATCTAAACAACTTGAGTCAACTACTAGATGGTGTCGATAAAGCGGGTATCCAAAGTACGTATATCAGTGAATATGACTATTCAAAGAAAAAAGAACTTGAAAAAACATTGAAAACAAAAGCTGTATTAGATGCTAAAGCCAATGCGCAGATACTGGCCGAAGCCGCCGGCCAAAAAATCGGTAAAGCTATCGTACTGTCTGAGACACCGCAGCAAATTATCTTTGGTGTTCAGCCTACTATGCGTAATGCTATGTACAAAAGTGCTATGGCGGAATCTGCTGACCAGGCAGCGGGCAACGGACTTGACCTGGATATCCGGCCAATGAAAGTGACAAGCGAAATCAGCGCTTCTTTCGAATTGTTGTAA
- the ftsY gene encoding signal recognition particle-docking protein FtsY, which yields MGLFDFFKKKPQTQEEEQALDKSLEKTKEGFLSKITKAVVGKSTIDDDVLDNLEEVLVTSDVGVTTTLKIIDRIQARVARDKYVSTGELNSLLKEEIQALLAENNSSDFENFNYGEHKPYVIMVVGVNGVGKTTTIGKLAHQLKQAGSKVVLGAADTFRAAAVDQLKLWGERVGVRVVAQAMGSDPASVAYDTVKSAVANGEDVCIIDTAGRLHNKVGLMNELTKIKNVMQKVVPGAPHEILLVLDASTGQNAIEQCTQFTQATDVNALALTKLDGTAKGGVVIGISDQFKIPVKYIGVGEKIGDLQLFNKKEFVDSLFK from the coding sequence ATGGGATTATTTGATTTTTTTAAGAAAAAGCCGCAAACACAGGAAGAAGAACAGGCTCTTGACAAGAGCTTGGAAAAAACTAAAGAAGGATTTCTCTCGAAGATTACAAAAGCTGTAGTTGGTAAATCTACTATAGATGATGATGTATTGGATAATCTCGAAGAAGTATTGGTTACTTCTGATGTGGGTGTTACCACGACTTTAAAAATCATCGATCGTATACAGGCGCGAGTTGCCCGGGACAAATATGTCTCAACAGGCGAACTAAATAGTCTTTTGAAGGAAGAGATTCAAGCGCTTCTGGCCGAAAATAACAGTTCCGATTTTGAAAACTTTAATTACGGCGAACATAAACCCTATGTGATTATGGTTGTTGGCGTGAATGGTGTAGGGAAAACCACAACAATAGGTAAGCTTGCTCATCAGCTCAAACAAGCCGGAAGCAAAGTTGTTTTGGGAGCGGCGGATACGTTCCGTGCTGCAGCTGTGGATCAGCTTAAGTTGTGGGGAGAGCGGGTCGGTGTACGCGTGGTTGCGCAAGCTATGGGATCTGATCCCGCGTCAGTAGCCTACGATACCGTAAAGTCAGCTGTAGCCAACGGCGAAGATGTGTGTATTATCGATACAGCAGGGCGCTTACATAACAAAGTGGGCTTGATGAACGAATTGACCAAAATCAAAAATGTGATGCAAAAGGTCGTTCCGGGAGCGCCTCATGAAATATTGTTAGTATTGGACGCTTCTACAGGTCAGAATGCCATAGAACAGTGCACACAGTTTACGCAGGCGACGGATGTTAACGCCTTGGCCCTGACCAAACTGGATGGTACAGCCAAAGGTGGTGTGGTCATCGGTATCTCCGACCAGTTTAAAATCCCTGTCAAATATATTGGTGTCGGTGAGAAAATAGGCGATCTCCAGTTATTCAATAAAAAGGAATTTGTAGATTCCCTTTTCAAATAA
- the recO gene encoding DNA repair protein RecO: MLSKTRGIVLKTTNYSESSLVAQIYTEAFGTQSYLITGARKPKAKIKANILQPLHLLEIVATHKDNGSLQRIAEAQQTPSLREIPYDIIKSSLALFLNEILYKILKEQESDPYLFEFIHQSIRWLDETHLNLANFHLVFLIKLTRFLGFYPITSKQALPYFNLHEATFSNNLPEHPQVLQEPHTSIFRKLIESEYSNCDRIKMSAADRQFLLEKLLDFYRLHRTDFREVKSLYILEEIFR, encoded by the coding sequence ATGCTGAGTAAAACGCGGGGGATTGTTTTAAAGACAACCAACTATTCGGAAAGTAGTCTGGTTGCACAAATCTACACTGAAGCTTTCGGTACGCAATCTTATCTCATCACCGGGGCGCGTAAACCGAAGGCGAAAATCAAAGCCAATATTCTACAACCCTTGCATCTGCTGGAAATAGTTGCAACGCACAAAGATAATGGCTCGCTGCAGCGAATTGCTGAAGCGCAACAGACGCCCTCACTACGAGAAATTCCTTATGATATCATAAAAAGTTCGCTAGCGCTATTCCTCAATGAAATTCTTTATAAGATTCTGAAGGAGCAGGAAAGTGATCCGTATTTATTTGAGTTTATCCACCAATCCATTCGCTGGCTGGATGAAACTCATTTAAATCTAGCCAATTTTCACTTGGTATTTCTGATCAAGTTAACCCGTTTCCTTGGTTTCTACCCGATCACTTCTAAGCAGGCTCTTCCCTACTTCAATCTTCACGAAGCGACGTTTTCAAATAATCTTCCTGAACATCCGCAGGTCTTACAGGAACCGCATACCTCTATTTTCCGCAAACTTATCGAAAGTGAATATTCCAATTGTGACCGCATTAAAATGTCAGCTGCGGACCGTCAATTTCTGCTGGAAAAGTTATTGGACTTTTACAGACTTCATCGTACCGACTTTAGGGAAGTGAAATCACTCTATATCCTAGAGGAGATTTTTCGTTAA
- a CDS encoding DUF4112 domain-containing protein, with protein MMRRVLSPEDKKKQIDQDFGWINRISWLMDNQFNIGGFRFGLDPILNFIPLGGAIAGFGTSLVLVIAMWRNGASPRLVIRMLLNICLDALLGSIPFFGNIFDFFSKANERNIKLLHEHYYEGRHSGSGVGIILSILLVLLIFTGLTFYLIWLFFSWAFSLLNGISI; from the coding sequence ATGATGCGTAGAGTACTATCTCCCGAAGATAAAAAAAAACAAATTGACCAAGATTTCGGTTGGATCAACCGAATATCTTGGTTAATGGATAATCAGTTCAACATCGGTGGTTTTCGATTTGGGCTGGATCCTATCTTGAACTTTATTCCGCTGGGCGGCGCTATTGCCGGATTCGGCACATCGCTAGTACTAGTCATTGCAATGTGGAGAAACGGCGCTAGCCCTAGGTTAGTCATTCGTATGCTGCTTAATATCTGCTTGGACGCTCTCCTGGGCAGTATTCCTTTTTTCGGCAATATTTTCGATTTTTTCAGCAAAGCCAATGAAAGAAATATCAAACTGCTCCACGAACATTATTACGAAGGTCGACACAGCGGATCGGGTGTGGGTATTATTCTGAGTATACTACTTGTTTTATTGATTTTTACAGGCCTCACCTTTTACCTGATCTGGCTTTTCTTCTCCTGGGCATTTTCGCTCCTCAATGGCATTTCCATTTAA
- a CDS encoding DUF805 domain-containing protein has product MELKEAFLKVVRDNYANFEGRARRKEYWMYVLSVFVLYIGLGIVGGILSIISDTLAMLVYGVISLLGLALFIPSLAVTVRRLHDTNKSGWFILVSLIPFVGGLYLLYLEILEGDKGPNQYGPDPKALENGANHPFNQSQDPFGSSPRQDPFGSSQSTNPPATDKDPFA; this is encoded by the coding sequence ATGGAACTAAAAGAAGCTTTTTTAAAAGTTGTACGCGACAACTACGCAAATTTTGAAGGCCGCGCGCGTCGTAAAGAATACTGGATGTATGTATTATCTGTATTTGTTTTGTATATAGGCTTAGGTATTGTGGGCGGAATTCTTTCGATTATAAGTGATACATTGGCCATGCTTGTATACGGCGTCATAAGCCTTCTCGGACTGGCACTATTTATCCCTAGCTTGGCAGTCACAGTTAGAAGGTTGCATGACACCAATAAGTCAGGTTGGTTTATACTCGTTTCTTTGATCCCTTTTGTGGGTGGGCTCTATCTTCTTTACCTCGAAATCTTGGAAGGAGACAAAGGGCCTAATCAATATGGCCCTGACCCAAAAGCACTGGAAAATGGCGCGAATCACCCATTCAATCAAAGCCAGGATCCCTTTGGCTCTTCACCAAGGCAAGACCCATTCGGAAGTTCGCAGTCCACCAATCCTCCAGCTACAGATAAGGATCCATTTGCATAA
- the rpmG gene encoding 50S ribosomal protein L33, protein MAKKGNRVQVILECTEHKESGLPGMSRYITTKNKKNTTERLELKKFNPVLRKVTVHKEIK, encoded by the coding sequence ATGGCTAAAAAAGGAAATAGAGTACAAGTTATCTTAGAATGTACTGAACACAAAGAAAGTGGTCTTCCGGGAATGTCTCGTTACATCACAACTAAAAACAAAAAGAACACAACTGAACGTTTAGAGTTGAAAAAATTCAATCCTGTGTTGAGAAAAGTTACTGTTCACAAAGAAATTAAGTAA
- the rimO gene encoding 30S ribosomal protein S12 methylthiotransferase RimO: protein MKTKYAKPAPLTNKPRVNVVTLGCSKNIHDSEVLMGQLKGNQMEVVHEASNIQENDIVVINTCGFIDNAKQESIDAILQYSELKDQGKINKVIVTGCLSERYKPELEAEIPSVDAYFGTNDLPDLLSTIGADYRHELLGERLLTTPSHFSYFKIAEGCNRPCSFCAIPLMRGKHVSKSIEDLVKEAKFLASNGTKELILIAQDLTYYGLDIYGKRNLSDLMRHLSDVDGIEWIRLQYAYPSGFPMDILDAMNERSNICNYLDMPLQHISDPMLKSMRRGTTKQKQIDLVHAIRDKVPDIALRTTLICGYPGETEQDFQEMLEWVEETRFDRLGCFTYSHEEKTHAYTLEDDVPQEVKEERVEAIMEVQQGISYDINQTKVGNSYKVLVDRIDGDYFIGRTEYDSPEVDNEVLIAAAASYARIGDFVQVKIDRAEDFDLYGEIIKK from the coding sequence ATGAAGACAAAATACGCGAAGCCAGCACCATTAACCAATAAACCCCGCGTGAATGTGGTTACTTTGGGCTGTTCGAAAAATATTCACGACAGTGAAGTACTGATGGGCCAGCTGAAAGGCAACCAGATGGAAGTCGTGCATGAAGCATCTAATATTCAGGAGAATGATATCGTAGTCATCAACACCTGCGGCTTCATTGATAATGCTAAACAAGAGTCGATCGACGCTATTTTACAATATTCAGAATTAAAAGATCAAGGAAAGATCAATAAAGTCATCGTGACCGGTTGTCTTTCCGAACGTTATAAACCCGAATTAGAGGCTGAAATACCGAGTGTTGATGCCTATTTTGGGACAAATGACCTACCGGATCTGCTTTCCACCATCGGCGCAGACTATAGACATGAACTGCTGGGCGAACGCTTGCTGACCACGCCTTCCCATTTTTCGTATTTTAAAATAGCAGAAGGCTGTAACCGTCCCTGCTCATTCTGTGCCATACCGTTGATGCGTGGCAAACACGTATCAAAATCTATTGAAGATCTGGTTAAAGAGGCTAAATTTCTGGCATCGAATGGAACGAAAGAACTCATTCTGATTGCTCAGGATCTGACTTATTATGGTTTGGATATCTATGGTAAACGTAACCTATCAGACCTGATGCGTCATTTGTCCGATGTGGATGGCATCGAATGGATCCGGCTCCAGTACGCTTATCCCTCCGGTTTTCCTATGGACATACTGGACGCCATGAATGAACGTTCCAATATCTGTAACTATTTGGATATGCCATTGCAACATATTTCCGATCCTATGCTGAAATCGATGCGCAGAGGAACAACCAAGCAGAAGCAGATCGATCTTGTCCATGCAATTCGGGATAAAGTGCCGGATATAGCTTTGCGCACCACCCTAATCTGCGGGTATCCCGGTGAGACCGAACAGGACTTTCAGGAGATGCTGGAATGGGTCGAGGAAACACGTTTTGACCGCCTCGGCTGTTTTACCTATTCGCATGAAGAAAAAACGCATGCTTATACCCTCGAAGATGATGTACCGCAAGAAGTTAAGGAAGAACGTGTAGAAGCCATCATGGAGGTACAGCAGGGTATTTCATACGATATTAATCAGACCAAGGTAGGCAACAGCTATAAAGTACTGGTAGACCGTATAGATGGTGACTACTTCATTGGCCGTACGGAATACGATTCTCCGGAAGTTGATAATGAGGTATTGATCGCAGCAGCAGCGTCCTACGCCCGGATAGGGGATTTTGTTCAGGTAAAAATTGACCGCGCCGAGGATTTCGATCTATATGGTGAAATTATCAAAAAATAA
- a CDS encoding cold-shock protein, whose protein sequence is MQEGKVKFFNETKGFGFIIPNSGESEIFVHVSGLVDKVRENDNVSYEIEQGRKGLNAVNVRVI, encoded by the coding sequence ATGCAAGAAGGTAAAGTAAAATTCTTTAATGAGACCAAAGGTTTCGGTTTCATCATCCCTAATTCAGGCGAGAGCGAAATTTTTGTTCACGTTTCGGGATTAGTAGACAAAGTTCGTGAGAATGACAATGTATCTTACGAAATTGAACAAGGCCGTAAAGGTCTTAATGCGGTAAATGTAAGAGTTATCTAA
- the rpmB gene encoding 50S ribosomal protein L28, producing the protein MSRICDLTGKAALTGNNVSHSNVKTKRKFYPNLQTKRFYIPEEDRWITLKVSTSAIKTINKNGITAAINKFIAKGSI; encoded by the coding sequence ATGTCAAGAATTTGTGATTTAACAGGCAAAGCGGCGTTAACAGGAAATAACGTTTCTCACTCAAACGTTAAAACTAAGCGTAAATTCTATCCAAATTTACAAACTAAACGTTTTTACATTCCAGAAGAAGATCGTTGGATTACGTTGAAAGTATCTACTTCTGCTATCAAGACTATCAACAAAAACGGCATTACAGCGGCAATCAATAAATTTATCGCTAAAGGATCAATCTAA